A stretch of Campylobacter showae DNA encodes these proteins:
- a CDS encoding S8 family serine peptidase, whose protein sequence is MHSNTSRKFANLRSNKGSNLPLSALACLLLAASGAYAYTEAGVSGNTSSWESAEYKSDWGLVSMNASTAYALGFNGSGTKIGVMDSGVLLSHPEFQGGRIHIVKTIGNYGKNGMRYPDAALGNGPIDKNQPVKDGKRNYDKNDNGVFKKGEAFNTDGSWIRGVNDAHGTHVGGTMAASRDGSGMHGVAFGAQLYSANTGGNDNMTYGPNQDYNYFLKGYTALADAGAKVINNSWGSNRRVNSSFAGALGYKPTYGWRAVPEYDVEFYDVTVANQTTAAKDHINLKDMNEAKKAYYQFVTSGEKSFLDAAYEVAVKRGVIQVFTAGNRSLMAESFTRAALPYFRPDAEDYWINVTGQTGADGYPNDSNEYIRGHKASSDIQEFNLAGHSKWWTIAGPAEEIYSAYVELTDNATYGKAIYKSSGGTSMAAPHVSGALGVIMQRYPYMSMPQIRETMLTTARQRTLRAGHGAGGMLERWGSDGEGVPSNVWGWGILDLGKAMFGPGQFLGNFDVTMNQNDIWTNNISDVAIKFRKTEDDSDAAAWAARKAALNAKSNLSAEEKAEMTFEAAREQARAARAAEGYEGSLTKRGDGALTLAGDNSFTGAVNIYGGKISALNQSISSSRSINVHKGGEFEVLNALTYQTPSAGGFVSTTKASDATQVNAVINAGGAFVVNDGAHNLNLTFKEGSLLKAAMLSNAELANLAANPTLKKTVSASGNFAGVNLANVEDSYAFFKTTKETVSGSNLALSLQKGKSMEEVASTSAEKSFARLVEANPSSAIYSSMLGATHSVAAAYFGAFSNDLDFKAQNNSAVDSFVLANSVKNKNGAKRADIDTGVELWLLSSASRVTSDNNAGGRLGTNAFTNLVGVDFLVGDSSKAGVFVGLGKTNHKLGDSKAVKSKDAHAGIYGDIGLDPIKISLGAIYSKFDQEKRVVNSYTPLAYEYKDADASAISAFTQVAYTGLSYENGFSLEPYAGLTYIRFKNDDVANSLVQIRNEDRDLQVASVGVKPSIAFTMDGVGLVAKADVAYNRFLGDKTPSAHMNVTGLGATKLEGEKLKDLATTELGIEAAFTRNFRVGLSYVGAYGSNVKSNGVNAKFSWAF, encoded by the coding sequence ATGCATTCAAACACGTCGCGTAAATTTGCAAATTTACGCAGTAACAAGGGCTCAAATTTGCCTCTTTCGGCGCTCGCCTGCCTGCTACTAGCCGCAAGCGGAGCTTATGCTTACACCGAGGCCGGCGTTTCCGGAAATACTTCTAGCTGGGAGAGTGCGGAGTATAAAAGCGACTGGGGCTTAGTCTCCATGAACGCCTCTACGGCTTACGCGCTAGGCTTTAACGGTAGCGGAACGAAGATCGGCGTCATGGACTCTGGCGTACTTTTGAGCCACCCGGAGTTTCAAGGCGGTAGGATTCATATCGTAAAAACAATCGGAAACTATGGAAAAAACGGCATGAGATATCCCGATGCCGCGTTAGGAAACGGTCCGATAGATAAAAATCAACCCGTAAAAGACGGCAAGCGAAACTATGATAAAAACGATAACGGCGTATTTAAAAAAGGCGAAGCCTTTAATACGGACGGTAGTTGGATAAGGGGCGTAAACGACGCTCACGGCACCCACGTGGGCGGTACGATGGCGGCTAGTAGAGACGGTAGCGGCATGCACGGCGTGGCGTTTGGCGCACAACTATACTCCGCAAATACCGGCGGCAACGATAATATGACGTACGGGCCAAACCAAGACTACAACTATTTCTTAAAAGGCTACACTGCCTTGGCTGACGCGGGCGCAAAGGTGATAAACAATAGCTGGGGTTCTAATAGGCGCGTAAATTCCTCTTTTGCGGGCGCGCTGGGATATAAGCCTACTTATGGCTGGCGAGCCGTACCCGAATACGATGTGGAATTTTACGACGTGACGGTAGCCAATCAAACTACCGCAGCAAAAGACCATATAAATTTAAAAGATATGAACGAGGCTAAAAAGGCTTATTATCAGTTCGTAACTAGCGGCGAAAAAAGCTTTTTAGATGCAGCTTACGAAGTAGCGGTAAAAAGAGGGGTTATCCAGGTATTTACGGCCGGAAACAGAAGCTTGATGGCCGAATCTTTCACTCGCGCGGCATTGCCTTATTTTAGGCCGGATGCTGAGGACTACTGGATCAATGTCACAGGTCAAACCGGCGCGGATGGCTATCCTAATGATTCTAACGAATACATAAGAGGACATAAGGCTTCCTCGGATATTCAGGAATTTAACCTCGCCGGACACTCGAAGTGGTGGACGATCGCCGGACCGGCCGAAGAGATTTATTCCGCATACGTCGAGCTTACCGACAATGCGACATACGGCAAGGCTATATATAAATCATCCGGCGGTACTTCTATGGCCGCTCCTCACGTTAGCGGAGCCTTGGGCGTCATAATGCAGCGCTATCCGTATATGAGTATGCCTCAGATTAGAGAAACGATGCTGACTACGGCCAGACAAAGGACGCTAAGAGCCGGTCACGGTGCAGGCGGCATGCTAGAGCGTTGGGGTAGCGACGGCGAGGGCGTACCTAGCAACGTCTGGGGTTGGGGCATACTCGATCTTGGCAAGGCGATGTTTGGTCCTGGGCAGTTCTTAGGAAACTTCGACGTTACTATGAATCAAAACGATATCTGGACAAATAACATCTCAGACGTCGCCATCAAATTTAGAAAAACCGAGGACGATAGCGACGCTGCGGCTTGGGCGGCTAGAAAAGCGGCTCTTAATGCCAAGTCAAATTTGAGCGCAGAAGAAAAAGCCGAGATGACCTTTGAAGCTGCAAGAGAGCAGGCTAGAGCTGCAAGAGCGGCGGAAGGCTATGAGGGCTCGCTAACTAAAAGAGGAGACGGCGCTTTGACTCTTGCCGGAGATAATAGCTTTACCGGAGCGGTAAATATATACGGCGGTAAAATTTCAGCCTTAAATCAATCAATCTCTTCTTCAAGAAGCATAAACGTCCACAAAGGCGGTGAGTTTGAAGTTTTAAACGCTCTTACTTACCAAACTCCAAGTGCGGGCGGTTTTGTAAGCACGACCAAGGCAAGCGACGCTACGCAAGTTAACGCCGTTATAAACGCGGGCGGCGCATTTGTAGTTAACGACGGCGCTCATAATCTAAATTTAACCTTTAAAGAGGGCTCTTTATTGAAAGCGGCTATGCTATCAAACGCCGAGCTTGCAAATTTGGCCGCAAATCCGACTCTAAAGAAAACCGTAAGCGCAAGCGGAAACTTCGCGGGAGTAAATTTAGCTAACGTCGAGGATAGCTATGCGTTCTTTAAAACCACTAAAGAAACTGTTAGCGGCTCAAATTTAGCTCTTTCTTTGCAAAAAGGCAAAAGCATGGAGGAGGTAGCCTCTACTAGCGCCGAGAAGTCGTTTGCTAGATTGGTCGAGGCAAATCCTAGCAGCGCTATTTATTCGTCTATGCTAGGAGCCACTCATAGCGTAGCGGCGGCATACTTTGGCGCGTTTTCAAACGATCTAGACTTTAAAGCGCAAAATAACTCCGCCGTAGACTCGTTTGTGTTAGCAAATTCGGTTAAAAACAAAAACGGCGCTAAAAGAGCCGATATCGACACGGGAGTCGAGCTTTGGTTACTTAGCAGCGCAAGCAGGGTAACTTCTGACAATAACGCCGGCGGCAGACTAGGCACGAACGCATTTACAAATCTAGTGGGCGTTGATTTTCTGGTAGGCGATAGCTCAAAAGCAGGCGTATTCGTAGGCCTTGGCAAAACAAACCACAAGCTAGGCGATAGCAAAGCTGTAAAAAGCAAAGACGCGCATGCGGGTATCTACGGCGATATAGGACTTGATCCTATCAAAATCAGCCTAGGCGCTATCTACTCGAAATTTGATCAAGAAAAAAGAGTCGTTAACTCATACACTCCTTTGGCTTACGAGTATAAAGACGCCGATGCGTCCGCTATCAGCGCATTTACCCAGGTCGCCTATACGGGGTTAAGCTATGAAAACGGCTTTAGCCTAGAACCTTATGCAGGGCTAACCTATATCCGCTTTAAAAACGACGATGTGGCAAATTCTTTGGTGCAGATTAGAAACGAGGATAGAGATTTACAAGTCGCAAGCGTGGGCGTAAAACCTAGTATCGCATTTACCATGGACGGCGTAGGCCTAGTGGCAAAAGCCGATGTAGCCTACAACCGCTTCCTAGGCGATAAAACCCCGAGCGCTCATATGAACGTTACAGGCCTTGGCGCAACTAAACTAGAGGGCGAAAAGCTAAAAGATCTAGCCACTACCGAGCTTGGTATAGAGGCTGCATTTACCAGAAATTTTAGAGTCGGCCTTAGCTATGTTGGAGCATACGGCAGCAACGTAAAATCAAACGGCGTAAACGCCAAATTTAGTTGGGCGTTTTAA
- the pseF gene encoding pseudaminic acid cytidylyltransferase: MRDNQNRALCVIPARGGSKRIPRKNVKDFLGKPLIAYSIEAALNSGVFERVIVSTDDAEIAYVAVKFGAQVPFMRDAALSDDYATSSDAVADAARRLGGGYSHVCCLYATAPLITGEILREAYGKFEEAECEFLFSSTEFSFPIQRAIRLGDDGAVNMFYPQFALTRSQDLERAYHDAGAFYFGTREAWLEKKPIFAAHSRAFLLPRNLVCDIDTPEDFEFAQKLYEINYR, encoded by the coding sequence ATGAGAGATAATCAAAACCGCGCCCTTTGCGTCATCCCGGCTCGCGGCGGCAGCAAGCGCATACCGCGCAAAAACGTTAAAGATTTTCTAGGCAAGCCGCTGATAGCCTACAGCATTGAAGCGGCGCTAAATTCGGGCGTTTTCGAGCGCGTCATAGTGAGCACCGACGATGCTGAGATAGCGTACGTCGCCGTCAAATTTGGCGCGCAAGTTCCGTTTATGAGGGACGCTGCGCTGAGCGACGACTACGCCACGAGCAGCGACGCCGTAGCGGACGCGGCGAGAAGGCTAGGCGGCGGATACTCTCATGTCTGTTGCCTTTACGCGACCGCGCCCCTCATCACGGGAGAAATTTTACGCGAGGCATACGGCAAATTTGAGGAAGCGGAGTGCGAGTTTTTATTTTCCTCGACCGAGTTTAGCTTCCCTATCCAGCGCGCGATTAGGCTTGGCGATGACGGCGCCGTAAATATGTTTTACCCGCAGTTTGCGCTCACTCGCTCGCAGGATTTAGAGCGAGCCTATCACGACGCAGGCGCGTTTTATTTCGGCACGCGTGAGGCGTGGCTAGAGAAAAAACCGATCTTTGCGGCGCATTCTAGGGCGTTTTTGCTGCCGCGAAATTTGGTCTGCGACATCGACACGCCCGAGGATTTCGAGTTTGCGCAGAAGCTTTACGAGATAAATTACCGCTGA
- the pseB gene encoding UDP-N-acetylglucosamine 4,6-dehydratase (inverting): MFNGKSILITGGTGSFGKKYTEILLSKFKPKRLVIYSRDELKQYEMAQVFKDPAMRFFIGDVRDEKRLMTAMNGIDYVIHAAAMKHVPIAEYNPMECIKTNINGAQNVIDAALECGVSKVIALSTDKACNPVNLYGATKLASDKLFVAANNIAGSKKTRFSVVRYGNVVGSRGSVVPLFKRLIAEGAKELPITHADMTRFWITLEQGVNFVLKNFERMKGGEIFIPKIPSMTMIELARSMAPQLGVKIIGIRPGEKMHEVMVGKDDAHLTYEFDDHYVISPSIKFTSKDDDFSTNALGEKGHLVEENFEYSSDKNKIWLDKDGLLEMIEASK, translated from the coding sequence ATGTTTAACGGAAAATCCATCCTCATCACCGGCGGCACCGGGTCATTCGGCAAGAAATACACCGAAATTTTACTCTCCAAATTTAAGCCAAAAAGGCTAGTCATCTACTCTCGCGACGAGCTAAAACAGTACGAGATGGCGCAGGTTTTTAAAGACCCGGCGATGCGATTTTTCATCGGCGACGTGCGCGACGAAAAGCGCCTGATGACCGCGATGAACGGCATAGACTACGTCATCCACGCAGCAGCCATGAAGCACGTACCAATCGCAGAATACAACCCGATGGAGTGCATAAAAACCAACATCAACGGCGCGCAAAACGTCATAGACGCGGCGCTTGAGTGCGGCGTGAGCAAGGTTATCGCGCTCTCGACAGACAAGGCGTGCAACCCGGTAAATTTATATGGCGCGACCAAGCTTGCCAGCGATAAACTTTTCGTCGCGGCAAACAACATCGCGGGTAGCAAAAAAACGCGATTTAGCGTCGTTAGATACGGCAACGTCGTGGGCTCGCGCGGCTCAGTAGTGCCGCTGTTTAAAAGGCTGATCGCAGAAGGCGCGAAGGAGCTGCCGATCACGCACGCGGATATGACGCGGTTTTGGATCACGCTTGAGCAAGGCGTAAATTTCGTACTTAAAAATTTCGAGCGCATGAAAGGCGGCGAAATTTTCATCCCAAAAATCCCGTCGATGACGATGATCGAGCTTGCTCGCTCCATGGCGCCGCAACTTGGCGTAAAAATAATCGGCATCCGCCCTGGCGAAAAGATGCACGAAGTAATGGTCGGCAAGGACGACGCGCACCTAACGTACGAGTTTGACGACCACTACGTGATCAGCCCGTCGATCAAATTTACGAGCAAAGACGACGACTTTAGCACAAACGCGCTGGGCGAAAAAGGGCATCTCGTGGAAGAAAATTTCGAGTATAGCTCAGATAAAAATAAAATTTGGCTAGATAAAGATGGGCTTTTGGAGATGATCGAGGCCAGTAAATAG
- the pseC gene encoding UDP-4-amino-4,6-dideoxy-N-acetyl-beta-L-altrosamine transaminase, which translates to MIPYSRQQITDSDIAVVVSALKDDILTGGDKVGEFEQAIAKYVGVKHVVAMNSATSALHVAYLALGVREGDEVVTTPITFAATANAALMAGAEVKFAPVKFDGNIDENALASLITPKTKVVTAVDFGGNPVNLDAILKLAKERGIKVLDDASHALGSSQGGVKVGAKADVSIFSFHPVKPLTTFEGGALATNDDEIARLARLYRSHGIAKKRLWDSDQSLLGYNYRLPDVACALGLNQLKRLDETIAAREKIAKFYDEKFEKNPYFSTVKLPSDVVSSRHLYPILLFRQFWCAKEDIFAALHERGIGVQVHYKPTYKFSFYRERYGDISVPSAEDFYAAELSIPCHQCMSLEDANFVADALFEVLKSFDTPQGCRV; encoded by the coding sequence ATGATACCTTACAGCAGACAACAAATCACCGACTCCGACATCGCCGTCGTCGTGAGCGCCCTAAAAGACGATATCCTAACGGGCGGCGACAAGGTTGGCGAATTTGAGCAGGCGATCGCAAAATACGTCGGCGTAAAGCACGTCGTAGCGATGAACTCGGCGACGAGCGCACTTCACGTCGCGTATCTGGCGCTAGGCGTGAGAGAGGGCGACGAGGTCGTAACGACGCCCATCACGTTTGCAGCAACGGCAAATGCGGCATTGATGGCTGGAGCGGAGGTTAAATTTGCGCCCGTTAAATTTGACGGAAACATCGACGAAAACGCGCTAGCAAGCCTAATCACGCCTAAAACCAAAGTCGTAACGGCGGTTGATTTCGGCGGCAATCCCGTAAATTTAGACGCTATCTTAAAACTAGCCAAGGAGCGCGGTATAAAGGTACTTGACGACGCATCGCACGCGCTGGGCAGCTCGCAAGGCGGCGTAAAAGTCGGCGCAAAAGCGGACGTTAGTATTTTTAGCTTTCACCCCGTTAAGCCACTAACGACCTTTGAGGGCGGCGCGCTAGCGACAAACGACGACGAGATCGCACGCCTAGCACGCCTCTACCGCTCGCACGGCATAGCTAAAAAACGCCTCTGGGATAGCGACCAGAGCTTGCTTGGCTACAACTACCGCCTACCCGACGTCGCCTGCGCACTAGGGCTAAATCAGCTAAAAAGGCTAGACGAAACCATCGCGGCGCGCGAGAAAATCGCCAAATTTTACGACGAAAAATTTGAGAAAAACCCGTATTTTAGCACCGTTAAGCTACCTAGCGACGTCGTTAGCTCGCGCCACCTATACCCTATCTTGCTCTTTCGCCAGTTTTGGTGCGCCAAAGAGGACATATTTGCCGCCCTTCACGAGCGCGGTATCGGCGTACAGGTGCACTATAAGCCGACTTATAAATTTAGCTTTTACCGCGAGCGCTACGGCGATATCTCGGTGCCTAGCGCCGAGGATTTTTACGCGGCAGAGCTTAGCATCCCGTGCCATCAGTGCATGAGTTTAGAGGACGCAAATTTCGTCGCGGACGCGCTTTTTGAGGTTTTAAAGAGCTTTGATACGCCGCAAGGCTGTAGGGTTTAG
- the dcd gene encoding dCTP deaminase, with translation MGLKSDAWIRKMSHEKAMIVPFAEEQVGRGVVSYGVSSYGYDIRVGDEFKIFTNIGGTVVDPKNFDEKNVVDFKGDVCIVPPNSFALARTIEYFNMPDNVLAICLGKSTYARCGIIVNVTPFEPGFKGHITIEISNTTPLPAKIYANEGIAQVLFIEGDEPCEVTYADKKGKYQAQEGITLPRILK, from the coding sequence ATGGGGCTAAAATCTGACGCCTGGATACGCAAAATGTCGCACGAAAAGGCGATGATAGTGCCGTTTGCCGAGGAGCAAGTCGGACGCGGCGTGGTTAGCTACGGAGTGTCCAGCTACGGCTACGATATCCGCGTGGGCGACGAGTTTAAAATCTTTACGAATATCGGCGGCACCGTCGTTGATCCAAAAAATTTCGACGAGAAAAACGTGGTAGATTTTAAAGGCGACGTGTGCATCGTCCCGCCAAATTCATTCGCTCTAGCGCGCACAATCGAGTATTTTAACATGCCAGATAACGTGCTAGCCATCTGCCTGGGCAAAAGCACCTACGCTCGTTGCGGTATCATCGTAAACGTCACGCCTTTTGAGCCTGGATTTAAGGGACACATCACGATCGAGATATCAAATACGACGCCGCTGCCGGCTAAAATTTACGCGAACGAAGGCATCGCGCAGGTGCTATTTATCGAGGGCGACGAGCCGTGCGAAGTGACGTATGCGGATAAAAAGGGCAAATATCAGGCGCAGGAGGGGATAACCCTGCCTAGGATTTTGAAGTAA